A region from the Aegilops tauschii subsp. strangulata cultivar AL8/78 chromosome 5, Aet v6.0, whole genome shotgun sequence genome encodes:
- the LOC109775417 gene encoding protein SRG1-like, whose translation MGFERDHLYRDVLLQYASRTKIIKDCIMRALANLLELDEDYFINRTTTRARALARLGYYPPCPRPDLVLGFKPHYDGGALSILFIEENADGLQVLRNGKWYNVLAKPYTLLINIAECIEIMSNGIFKSPPHRVLTNAEKERTSVAIFYGVDVETVVEPAPGLLDEKRLARFKKIKAEDYYGTVFEHFRQGKRLIDTLII comes from the exons ATGGGGTTTGAACGAG ATCATTTGTACAGGGATGTGCTACTTCAGTACGCGTCAAGAACCAAGATAATAAAAGATTGTATCATGCGAGCCCTCGCAAATCTTCTAGAGCTCGATGAGGATTACTTCATCAATAGGACCACAACCAGGGCCCGAGCATTAGCTAGGCTAGGCTACTACCCTCCATGTCCGAGGCCTGACCTTGTTTTGGGCTTCAAGCCTCACTATGATGGTGGCGCCCTTTCAATCCTTTTCATCGAGGAGAACGCCGATGGCTTGCAAGTTCTGAGAAATGGAAAATGGTACAATGTTCTAGCCAAGCCTTATACATTGTTGATCAACATAGCAGAGTGCATTGAG ATAATGAGTAATGGCATCTTCAAGAGCCCACCACATAGGGTCTTGACAAATGCAGAGAAGGAAAGGACCTCAGTAGCTATATTCTATGGCGTGGATGTGGAAACGGTGGTTGAACCAGCACCTGGTTTGTTGGATGAGAAGCGACTGGCAAGATTCAAGAAAATAAAGGCCGAGGATTACTATGGTACTGTCTTTGAGCATTTCCGCCAAGGAAAAAGGCTTATCGACACCTTGATAATTTAA
- the LOC109775237 gene encoding oxoglutarate-dependent flavonoid 7-O-demethylase 1-like codes for MEGEASPELKLEGDIPARYVMPQQDRPSAAAGVAPIPVIDLGRLSRPDADGGAVEEEAKLRWALETWGFFMITNHGIEASLMDWMMNASKEFFGQPTEEKQTYNNIIDGKRFRLEGYRNHFYRDVLLQYASRTKIIKDCIMGALANLLELDEDYFINRTTTRARALARLGYYPPCPRPDLVSGFKPHYDGGALSILFVEENVGGLQVLRNGKWYNILAKPYTLLINIAECIEE; via the exons ATGGAGGGAGAAGCGAGCCCTGAGCTGAAACTCGAAGGCGACATACCTGCCCGGTATGTCATGCCGCAGCAGGACCGCCCGTCCGCTGCTGCAGGTGTTGCGCCTATCCCCGTCATCGACCTCGGCCGCCTATCCAGGCCTGACGCAGATGGTGGTGCCGTCGAGGAGGAAGCGAAACTCCGGTGGGCGCTCGAGACCTGGGGCTTCTTCATG ATTACTAACCATGGTATAGAGGCCTCTCTTATGGATTGGATGATGAATGCATCGAAGGAGTTCTTTGGGCAGCCTACTGAAGAGAAGCAAACATACAACAACATAATTGATGGCAAGCGTTTTCGTCTTGAAGGGTACAGAA ATCATTTCTACAGGGATGTGCTACTTCAGTACGCGTCAAGAACCAAGATAATAAAAGATTGTATCATGGGAGCCCTGGCAAATCTTCTAGAGCTCGATGAGGATTACTTCATCAATAGGACCACAACCAGGGCCCGAGCATTAGCTAGGCTAGGCTACTACCCTCCATGTCCGAGGCCTGACCTTGTTTCGGGCTTCAAGCCTCACTATGATGGTGGCGCCCTTTCAATCCTTTTCGTCGAGGAGAACGTCGGTGGCTTGCAAGTTCTGAGAAATGGAAAATGGTACAATATTCTAGCCAAGCCTTATACATTGTTGATCAACATAGCAGAGTGCATTGAG GAGTAA